In the Nitrospirota bacterium genome, one interval contains:
- a CDS encoding AAA family ATPase: MSTTYRIFYGLQREPFSQDLRVEDLMQSESMVAAQQRVQFALALGAVAVLTGDVGSGKSSALRFACSKLHPSEYRILYLTATSGSVIELYKQICYALDIETRGTSKATLTKMIRASLLELDRTRQKPVLIIDEASLMRLDVFTEFHTICQFEADSKPLLPVILAGQNNLIDNLMFEQSRALASRVVAKGHMEAFKREEMAHYLQHHLHIAGCKENLFSEQAVTAIHQGSGGLLRRANNLARGALMAAAAERCTVVSAEHVRIASTEII, from the coding sequence ATGAGCACGACCTACAGGATATTCTACGGACTGCAGCGAGAGCCTTTTAGCCAGGACCTCCGGGTCGAAGACCTCATGCAAAGTGAATCCATGGTGGCAGCTCAGCAGCGGGTGCAGTTCGCCCTTGCTCTGGGGGCGGTCGCCGTCCTTACCGGCGATGTCGGCAGCGGAAAGTCCTCGGCCCTCCGCTTCGCCTGCTCCAAACTCCATCCCTCGGAGTACAGAATCCTCTATCTTACCGCCACCTCGGGGTCCGTTATTGAGCTCTACAAGCAGATCTGCTACGCATTGGACATTGAGACCAGGGGGACCTCCAAGGCGACCCTCACCAAGATGATTCGCGCCTCCCTGCTTGAGCTCGACCGCACACGGCAGAAACCCGTGCTGATCATTGATGAGGCATCCCTGATGCGGTTGGATGTCTTTACAGAGTTCCACACGATCTGCCAGTTTGAGGCGGACTCCAAACCTCTGCTGCCGGTCATTCTTGCCGGCCAGAACAATCTCATCGACAATCTCATGTTCGAGCAGTCACGGGCGCTTGCCTCCCGTGTAGTGGCGAAGGGGCATATGGAGGCGTTCAAGCGAGAGGAGATGGCCCACTACCTTCAGCACCATCTCCATATTGCCGGATGTAAAGAAAACCTGTTCTCTGAGCAGGCTGTCACTGCAATCCACCAGGGCTCAGGAGGGCTCCTCAGAAGAGCGAACAATCTTGCCCGCGGAGCGCTGATGGCTGCCGCTGCAGAGCGCTGTACCGTCGTCTCCGCCGAGCACGTCAGGATTGCCTCAACGGAGATTATCTGA